The window TATGGGCCAGTTCAACCCCTGAGTAGAGATGAAACTCATCGAAGACCACTGTCTGGTAGGCCTCAACGTGCGCTATCAGTTCGGCGCTTGCCCGACCGTACTTGAGGGAAAAGATGAGGTAAAGGAGGTCAGGGTTAATCAACAGGATCTTTGGCCTGGACGGCTGGATCAAACGGAGGAGGGCGGAGCCCCTATCCCGAACCCTCAGCGCGACCCTAAACTCCTCCAATCGCCTTGCATCGATACGTATAAGATGATAATCCTCTGACCCTAGTTTCGCGCGTATGTTGTCCGGAGAAAGAGCTCTTACAGATACCCTCTCTTGTCTTAGTAGAGAGAGAATGGAGCGCTCCTGGTCTTCGATCAGGGCGTTCGTCGGGTAGACAAAGATGGCTGATTCGTTATTAGTAATGACTGGCAGGATTGCAGCCGCAGTCTTTCCACTTCCCGTCTTGGTCGTCAAGATAAATGCGTCCCTTTGCTCCCATAGATCGAGCAAAGCACATTGATGGGGGTACAGAGGCAGTTTAGTTGCTGGGTGACGATGGATCTTCATTATCGTTCCGGTCACTCTTATCAATGCCGTCACCCCGTATCATTTCGTCTAACCTTCGCCAGCAACGGGGGTTGTCACCAGCCACCAAGTATCATTTATCCATTACGTCCGCCCTATCTCGTGCCTAATCCGTTTAGGTAACAGCACCATCCCTCCATCCACACGAACAAACCAGTCCCCCCTAATCTCTGCCCTACGGAACAGCATATGGGGAGGCAGAATAATGGGATCGTAGGATAACACCTCACCCGATATATCCAGTGGGTTTACGGGGTGTGCTGGAACAACAGCTTCATCAAGAAGAAAAGCCTGAGGAGACTCAATTCCTTTCCAGCACACCCTGATAGGACACCCCTTTTTACCAAGACGTGCCACAGCAGGGGGCCGATAGTCCCCACGGACAAAACAAAAGAATAGATAGCCCAGTTCAAGTCTACGGCCTGATTGCGGCAACTCAAAGCATGGGTCCAAAGTCACACGTTTCCCGAGGTTAGGTGTATTGATCTTTCCCCCGGAGTCAGTACGAAGCGTTAAATCGTCAACTGCGTTCAGCGTGATAGTAGTACGGGTAACTACAGGGCTGATTGCAGGTGTGGTATATAAGGGCATAGATGCCAAATCATCCTCGTATCGTGGGCAGTTGCCCCTATATACGCCATGGGAGTATTGGGAAAGTGAATAGCTCAAGGCATAGTTGTGAATGGCTGGCCAAGTTGACGATACCTTGGCAATCTCCGTTGAAGAAAACCATAAATAGTCATGATTATATAGACGTCCCTCCAATAACGAGTAGCCTGCTTTCTCCAAATCAATCATTTTATACATTTCGGGGCTATCCTTTCTGCTCCAGCCGATACTGAGCCACATCGGCATAGGCCTCATCCAGGAAGCGACGGTCAAGGCTAACCTCAGCCACCTGCTCGACCATGAGATCTACCTGTTCTGGTGTGAATACCTTGAGTTTATTCGGATTCCCTGCGTACGCTTGGTATCTATCTAGAATACCAGCCACAGTATCCCCTGACAGATCTTCTCGCCTATCATAGAGTTCCAAGGTCAATTCTAAAGGAGTGATCATTTCTTCCCAACCTGCTACAATACCGACGATTGAATTGCGCATATCTCCTCCAATACGGGTTTCTGCCCCGTAGTTCCTCGCCGATAGGAGAGTCTTGATAACAAGAATCAATTCTTTATGAGTTACGGATTTTAACGTTACTACGGACGGAAAAACTGTCGAGGGTCGGACGGCGTAACGGGTGCCCAATGCCTGTCCAGTCTTTTGAGTTTTATCATTAATAGCGTTAAAGGTAAGGGCTACTCTGACCTCCTCAAAAGGAAGTAATGAAAAAGCCGTGCCATACTCTATCCTGTGTTTGATATTGGCTATTTTCTCACTACCGGATTCAACATTAGTTCCACCGAATAGAGCGCACCGCGGACACTTAAGGCATAGATTATCTTTTAAGTGACACTGTAATTCCACTAGCCCAGCTTCAACGCCAGCGGTTCTGAGCATTCGCTCCAGTTCACGTGACTCTACAGCTTTCTGCTTGCTCCCGAGGAAAGCCGCTCTTCGTACATCTTTACCTATCGAGATGGACAGTGGAGTTACCACTGTATTTACCTCACGAGTTTCCTCAGTCCGTAACACCGTATAATCCAACACTTCCCTAAAAAGGATGACTTGGATTGTCTTGGCACCAATAATGGGCCGGGCAATCTCTACCAAGTAAGGAGTCAACATGTCAAGGCTCATAACTCATCCTCCTCCTGTTCGAAATCCTCTCCTGTACGTCCGGACAAGAAGGCATCGACATCTTCCCTCCGCTTCCCTTTGGCGTTACGATAGGCGCCGCTGCTCCTACTGGGATAGGCGTTGTCGAAGTCTGCGTTCTTATCCTTCCAAGCCTCTCTCAATGCCTCAACCGTGTCATAACGCGAATGAAGAAAGCGCACGAATTCCTGTTTGATCCCATCGAACCATTCACTGGCCCTTTTCCTCCGCCTGTAGTAGAGAGCGTACTCCAGCCTCTCTAATACATTGGCCAACACTGTAACCGGGACCGTCTGGATGAGCTGTACCAATTCTCGGATCCCGCTTTCCATGGCCATACGGGCCTCAGGAGAAACAAAACCCTTTGCCCTTGGGTTCATCTCGTGTACCCGCAAAGCATAGCCCGTAAGATCCTCTACCGACCAGTGACCAGTCTGTGCCCTTTCAAGGACCTTTGCGACCGGCCCCATCACTGCATGCTTGGTTCGTCCAAAGCGATAGGGTGATGCATCCAGGTAGCGATCAAATGCATTGACCACGGATTCCATCTGGGACTGAACGCTCGCTGGCTCAAACCTCTCACCTCGGGTTACCAAAGGCGTCCTCACGTCAACACCTCCTTGATATCTTCCAGGTAGGAATAATAGGCCAGTGGAACATAACCACCCTTACTCTGCGTTTCTATACGGCGTAGAATATGGCCAGGGGTAGCGCTCGACAGTATCTGGTACAGGTTGGACCTCTCGGGATAGTCGGCAGCATAGGCCAATCTGCCAGCCGCGGCAATCGCGCTGACCCATTTGTAGGCCTCATCAAGGCCCAGCCATTCACACCCTATTAGTTCACGTAGGGCCGGAACTGGAGGCACTCTGGCCACCCCCTCACCTCCAGCAAAAGAGATCCCCTCCCCATCTCGAATAACGGCAACTGAGGCATCCAGTGCCAGGCCCACAATGAGCATGGCAAATAACTCCCGCACAGCAGCATTAGCCTCTGAATCCTTTGCCAGTCCAATGGAATTCCGGATAGGCACCAAGATCAGATGTGGGGTCTCGCAAACGAGTTGCATCTGGGGGGCAAGTTTGTAGGCCCTTGCTCGGATTTCTCTCAGTTCGCCACTATCATCGGTAATCGATAGGTCTTCCACTGCATCGAAGAAATCATCGTCAGATTGGAAGTCTGTGCCAAAGTACTGGTTCCATTCATCTAGACCATCGCCAATCTCAGTCAACATAGACTTCAGCTGACGCCGGTATTCCCTGCTTCTATCCACGCCCGTCCTATAAGTGAAGAGCCTAACAAATTCCTCCGGGCTAACGAGCTCGATACCGTGC of the Bacillota bacterium genome contains:
- the cas5d gene encoding type I-D CRISPR-associated protein Cas5/Csc1, whose translation is MRPMPMWLSIGWSRKDSPEMYKMIDLEKAGYSLLEGRLYNHDYLWFSSTEIAKVSSTWPAIHNYALSYSLSQYSHGVYRGNCPRYEDDLASMPLYTTPAISPVVTRTTITLNAVDDLTLRTDSGGKINTPNLGKRVTLDPCFELPQSGRRLELGYLFFCFVRGDYRPPAVARLGKKGCPIRVCWKGIESPQAFLLDEAVVPAHPVNPLDISGEVLSYDPIILPPHMLFRRAEIRGDWFVRVDGGMVLLPKRIRHEIGRT
- the cas7d gene encoding type I-D CRISPR-associated protein Cas7/Csc2, producing the protein MSLDMLTPYLVEIARPIIGAKTIQVILFREVLDYTVLRTEETREVNTVVTPLSISIGKDVRRAAFLGSKQKAVESRELERMLRTAGVEAGLVELQCHLKDNLCLKCPRCALFGGTNVESGSEKIANIKHRIEYGTAFSLLPFEEVRVALTFNAINDKTQKTGQALGTRYAVRPSTVFPSVVTLKSVTHKELILVIKTLLSARNYGAETRIGGDMRNSIVGIVAGWEEMITPLELTLELYDRREDLSGDTVAGILDRYQAYAGNPNKLKVFTPEQVDLMVEQVAEVSLDRRFLDEAYADVAQYRLEQKG